The Micromonospora sp. NBC_01740 genome includes a window with the following:
- a CDS encoding holo-ACP synthase, translating to MIVAVGIDVVLVERFAKALARTPLLADRLFTEAERCTRSGNPRSPESLAARFAAKEAVAKALGAPAGLSWHDCEVVPDPDGRPWLTVSGTVAAAATERGVNRWHLSLSHDGGIASAMVVAER from the coding sequence GTGATCGTCGCTGTCGGCATCGACGTCGTCCTCGTCGAGCGGTTCGCCAAGGCCCTGGCACGGACACCGCTGCTCGCCGACCGGCTCTTCACGGAGGCCGAGCGGTGCACCCGCTCCGGCAACCCGCGCTCGCCCGAGTCGCTGGCCGCCCGCTTCGCGGCCAAGGAGGCGGTCGCCAAGGCGCTCGGCGCCCCGGCCGGCCTGAGCTGGCACGACTGCGAGGTCGTGCCGGACCCGGACGGCCGGCCCTGGCTGACCGTCTCCGGCACGGTCGCGGCGGCGGCCACCGAGCGCGGGGTCAACCGCTGGCATCTCTCGTTGTCGCACGACGGCGGGATCGCCTCGGCGATGGTGGTCGCGGAGCGGTGA
- a CDS encoding type VII secretion target has protein sequence MTEEPLTVRPDALRRAARGLDDDAYRLAHGLAGASGLVVPAPEWSTGAASAGLESAVHAWFGGLGARVAHTAGAVRSAAEAYEAVDDRAAGRLTALPR, from the coding sequence ATGACCGAGGAGCCGTTGACCGTACGACCGGACGCGCTGCGCCGGGCCGCGCGGGGGCTCGACGACGACGCGTACCGGCTGGCGCACGGGCTGGCCGGGGCGTCCGGGCTGGTGGTGCCGGCCCCGGAGTGGTCGACCGGGGCGGCGTCGGCCGGGCTGGAGTCGGCCGTGCACGCCTGGTTCGGCGGGCTCGGCGCCCGGGTGGCCCACACGGCCGGGGCGGTCCGTTCCGCCGCCGAGGCGTACGAGGCGGTGGACGACCGGGCGGCCGGCCGCCTCACCGCGCTGCCCCGGTGA
- a CDS encoding alpha/beta hydrolase has product MHPADRAADVGYRQLWAADPDAWRAAGVAWRGLTGPVARRVDELAAGAAVLRSGWSGGAGVAADARLAALRTELTAVSPALIEADQVLAEFAGRLAAAKARLAAAVARADAAGLLVDRQGRVTADPARAPATTRSGTGAAGPGASGAGAPVVRAPGAGASGAGASGAGASGAGAGGAGAPGARAGGAGAGGSVGAGGAAGAGAGEVSAAIRAALELAGAADREAAGRLDALADAARAGWAERPPPGRPKAGADPASVRAWWAGLTPAQRRWLVAHEPGLLGRLDGVPVAARDQANRLLLGARREELLAARRRLLERVPRGPRGPVELAGLSRIGKSLAGLDALAARLAGDEQPRAYLLGLGTGGEGRAVVALGNPDRSARVLTYVPGMTAGLHDVPGELGRAARVLARCAALAPEEEAAAVLWLDYDAPDFLHEAAWPGQAQNAGPALHRFQEGLRETHDGPPGRQTVLGHSYGSLVVGTAARDHGLAADALVFVGSPGVGVAHAGELGVPPGQVWASTAPDDVIRWARPPDELARRSLLGASPVGPAIGALLGAPERELWFGQDPSHPGFGGRTFPSGRHGHTGYWAPDNPALDGMARVVLGR; this is encoded by the coding sequence GTGCACCCCGCCGACCGCGCGGCGGACGTCGGCTACCGGCAGCTGTGGGCGGCCGATCCCGACGCGTGGCGGGCGGCCGGGGTGGCCTGGCGGGGGCTGACCGGCCCGGTGGCGCGGCGGGTCGACGAGCTGGCCGCCGGCGCGGCGGTGCTGCGGTCCGGGTGGTCGGGCGGGGCCGGCGTCGCCGCCGACGCCCGGCTCGCGGCCCTGCGCACCGAGCTGACCGCCGTCTCCCCCGCCCTGATCGAGGCAGACCAGGTGCTGGCCGAGTTCGCCGGCCGGCTGGCCGCCGCCAAGGCCCGGCTCGCCGCCGCGGTGGCCCGCGCCGACGCGGCCGGACTGCTTGTCGACCGGCAGGGCCGGGTCACCGCCGACCCCGCCCGCGCACCGGCGACCACACGCTCCGGGACGGGCGCAGCCGGGCCGGGCGCGTCCGGGGCCGGCGCACCCGTGGTCCGCGCGCCCGGAGCCGGCGCGTCCGGAGCCGGCGCGTCCGGAGCCGGAGCGTCCGGAGCCGGAGCGGGCGGGGCTGGCGCACCCGGAGCCAGGGCGGGCGGAGCCGGGGCGGGCGGATCGGTCGGGGCGGGCGGCGCGGCCGGAGCCGGGGCGGGCGAGGTGAGCGCGGCGATCCGGGCGGCGCTGGAGCTGGCCGGCGCGGCCGACCGGGAGGCCGCGGGCCGGCTGGACGCGCTGGCCGACGCCGCCCGCGCGGGGTGGGCCGAGCGGCCGCCGCCCGGCCGCCCGAAGGCCGGCGCCGACCCGGCGTCGGTGCGGGCCTGGTGGGCCGGGCTCACCCCCGCGCAGCGCCGGTGGCTCGTCGCGCACGAGCCGGGGCTCCTCGGCCGCCTCGACGGGGTGCCGGTGGCCGCCCGCGACCAGGCCAACCGGCTGCTGCTCGGGGCGCGGCGGGAGGAACTGCTGGCCGCGCGGCGAAGGCTGCTGGAGCGGGTGCCGCGCGGGCCGCGCGGGCCGGTCGAGCTGGCCGGGCTGTCGCGGATCGGGAAGTCCCTGGCCGGGCTGGACGCGCTGGCCGCCCGCCTGGCGGGCGACGAGCAGCCCCGGGCATACCTGCTGGGGCTGGGCACGGGCGGCGAGGGACGGGCGGTGGTGGCGCTGGGCAACCCCGACCGGTCGGCCCGGGTGCTGACCTACGTGCCGGGGATGACCGCGGGCCTGCACGACGTGCCCGGCGAGTTGGGTCGGGCGGCCCGGGTGCTGGCCCGCTGCGCCGCCCTCGCCCCCGAGGAGGAGGCCGCCGCGGTGCTCTGGCTGGACTACGACGCCCCCGATTTCCTGCACGAGGCGGCGTGGCCGGGCCAGGCCCAGAACGCCGGCCCGGCGCTGCACCGGTTCCAGGAAGGGCTGCGGGAGACCCACGACGGGCCGCCGGGCCGGCAGACCGTGCTCGGGCACAGCTACGGCTCGCTGGTGGTCGGCACGGCCGCCCGCGATCACGGGCTGGCCGCCGACGCGCTGGTCTTCGTCGGCTCGCCCGGGGTGGGGGTCGCCCATGCGGGCGAGTTGGGCGTGCCGCCCGGGCAGGTCTGGGCGAGCACCGCGCCGGACGACGTGATCCGGTGGGCCCGGCCGCCGGACGAGCTGGCCCGCCGGTCCCTGCTGGGCGCGTCGCCGGTCGGCCCGGCGATCGGGGCGCTGCTCGGCGCGCCGGAGCGGGAGCTGTGGTTCGGGCAGGACCCGTCCCACCCGGGCTTCGGCGGGCGTACGTTCCCCAGCGGCCGGCACGGCCACACGGGCTACTGGGCGCCCGACAACCCGGCCCTCGACGGGATGGCCCGGGTGGTGCTCGGCCGCTGA
- the glmS gene encoding glutamine--fructose-6-phosphate transaminase (isomerizing) — MCGIVGYAGARPALGIVLDGLRRLEYRGYDSAGVAIVCDGALLTEKKAGKLANLEKVLSERAAEDPTSCAASPIGIGDGTTGIGHTRWATHGGPTDRNAHPHLAPDGRVAVIHNGIIENFAKLRAELEADGVQFTSDTDTECAAHLLSAALADLRAAGHPDGPQLLAAGMRVVCQRLEGAFTLLAVDAAVPGAVVGARRNSPLVVGRGDGENYLASDVAAFIEHTREAVELGQDQIVLITGDTIEITDFAGQPASGKDFHIDWDSSAAEKGGYDWFMLKEIEEQPQAIADTLLGRLTDSGEIMLDEVRLSDQDLRDVDKIFIVACGTAYHSGLVAKYAIEHWTRIPCEVELASEFRYRDPVLDRSTLIVVISQSGETMDTLMALRHAKEQKARVLAICNTNGSTIPRESDAVLYTHGGPEIAVASTKAFLTQLVACYLIGLHLAQVRGIKFADEVAAVVAQLQEMPGKLRELLERIEPVRELARDLKAEPTVLFIGRHVGYPVALEGALKLKELAYMHAEGFAAGELKHGPIALIDKGTPVICIVPSPVGRGMLHDKVVSNIQEVRARGARTIVIAEEGDEAVVRYADHLIRVPRTPTLLAPLVTTVPLQVLAAEIAAARGHDVDQPRNLAKSVTVE, encoded by the coding sequence ATGTGTGGAATCGTTGGTTACGCCGGCGCGCGCCCGGCGCTCGGCATCGTGCTCGACGGACTGCGGCGGCTGGAATACCGCGGCTACGACTCGGCCGGCGTCGCCATCGTCTGCGACGGCGCGCTGCTGACCGAGAAGAAGGCCGGCAAGCTGGCCAACCTGGAGAAGGTGCTCTCCGAGCGGGCCGCCGAGGATCCCACGTCCTGCGCGGCCAGCCCGATCGGCATCGGGGACGGCACCACCGGCATCGGGCACACCCGCTGGGCCACCCACGGCGGCCCGACCGACCGCAACGCCCACCCGCACCTGGCCCCCGACGGCCGCGTCGCCGTGATCCACAACGGCATCATCGAGAACTTCGCCAAGCTGCGCGCCGAACTGGAGGCCGACGGCGTCCAGTTCACCAGCGACACCGACACCGAGTGCGCCGCGCACCTGCTCTCCGCCGCGCTGGCCGACCTGCGCGCCGCCGGCCACCCCGACGGGCCGCAGCTGCTCGCCGCCGGCATGCGGGTGGTCTGCCAGCGGCTGGAGGGCGCGTTCACGCTGCTCGCCGTCGACGCCGCGGTGCCCGGCGCGGTGGTCGGCGCCCGGCGCAACTCGCCGCTCGTCGTCGGGCGGGGCGACGGCGAGAACTACCTCGCCAGCGACGTGGCCGCGTTCATCGAGCACACCCGGGAGGCGGTGGAGCTCGGCCAGGACCAGATCGTCCTGATCACCGGCGACACCATCGAGATCACCGACTTCGCCGGCCAGCCCGCCAGCGGCAAGGACTTCCACATCGACTGGGACTCCTCCGCCGCCGAGAAGGGCGGCTACGACTGGTTCATGCTCAAGGAGATCGAGGAGCAGCCGCAGGCCATCGCCGACACGCTGCTCGGCCGGCTCACCGACTCCGGCGAGATCATGCTCGACGAGGTCCGCCTCAGCGACCAGGACCTGCGCGACGTCGACAAGATCTTCATCGTCGCCTGCGGCACCGCGTACCACTCCGGCCTGGTCGCCAAGTACGCCATCGAGCACTGGACCCGGATCCCGTGCGAGGTGGAGCTGGCCAGCGAGTTCCGCTACCGCGACCCGGTCCTCGACCGGTCCACGCTGATCGTGGTGATCTCGCAGTCCGGCGAGACGATGGACACCCTGATGGCGCTGCGGCACGCGAAGGAGCAGAAGGCCCGCGTCCTGGCCATCTGCAACACCAACGGGTCCACGATCCCCCGCGAGTCCGACGCGGTCCTCTACACCCACGGCGGGCCGGAGATCGCCGTCGCGTCCACCAAGGCGTTCCTCACCCAGCTCGTCGCCTGCTACCTGATCGGCCTGCACCTGGCCCAGGTGCGCGGCATCAAGTTCGCCGACGAGGTGGCCGCCGTGGTCGCCCAGCTCCAGGAGATGCCGGGCAAGCTGCGCGAGCTGCTGGAGCGGATCGAGCCTGTCCGCGAGCTGGCCCGCGACCTGAAGGCCGAGCCGACCGTGCTCTTCATCGGCCGGCACGTGGGCTATCCGGTGGCCCTGGAGGGCGCGCTCAAGCTCAAGGAGCTGGCGTACATGCACGCCGAGGGCTTCGCCGCCGGCGAGCTGAAGCACGGCCCGATCGCGCTGATCGACAAGGGCACCCCGGTGATCTGCATCGTGCCCTCCCCGGTCGGCCGGGGCATGCTGCACGACAAGGTGGTCTCCAACATCCAGGAGGTACGGGCGCGCGGCGCCCGGACCATCGTGATCGCGGAGGAGGGCGACGAGGCGGTCGTCCGCTACGCCGACCACCTGATCCGCGTGCCGCGTACGCCGACGCTGCTCGCGCCGCTGGTCACCACCGTGCCGTTGCAGGTCCTGGCGGCCGAGATCGCCGCCGCCCGGGGGCACGACGTGGACCAGCCCCGCAACCTGGCGAAGTCGGTCACGGTCGAGTAG
- a CDS encoding pyridoxal phosphate-dependent aminotransferase: protein MTTADVDPLVARMRPFGTTVFAEMSALAVRTGAVNLGQGFPDTDGPPEMLAAAAEALRTGQNQYPPGPGVPALRAAVAAHQRRFWGLEYDPDGEIVVTAGATEAIAAAILGLCEPGDEVVCFEPYYDSYAASVALAGAVRRPVTLRPAADGRYAFDPAALRAAFGPRTRLVLLNSPHNPTGKVFTPDELALVAELCREHGAYAVTDEVYEHLVFADASTPHVPLATLPGMRERTLRISSAGKTFSCTGWKVGWVSGPAALVSAVLRVKQFLTFVNAAPLQPAVAVALALPDAYFADFRDDMQARRDQLVGGLTDAGFEVLPPEGTYFVTADVSALGGRDGVEFCRSLPERCGVVAVPTQVFYDDAEAGRHLIRFAFCKRPEVLTEAVTRLRRLSAT from the coding sequence GTGACGACCGCCGACGTGGATCCGCTGGTGGCCCGGATGCGCCCGTTCGGGACGACCGTCTTCGCCGAGATGTCCGCCCTCGCCGTGCGCACCGGCGCGGTCAACCTCGGTCAGGGCTTCCCCGACACCGACGGGCCGCCGGAGATGCTGGCCGCCGCCGCGGAGGCGCTGCGCACCGGGCAGAACCAGTACCCGCCGGGCCCGGGCGTCCCGGCGTTGCGCGCGGCGGTGGCGGCGCACCAGCGCCGGTTCTGGGGACTGGAGTACGACCCGGACGGCGAGATCGTGGTGACGGCGGGCGCCACCGAGGCGATCGCGGCGGCCATCCTCGGGCTCTGCGAGCCAGGCGACGAGGTCGTCTGCTTCGAGCCCTACTACGACTCGTACGCCGCCTCGGTCGCGCTGGCCGGCGCGGTCCGGCGCCCGGTCACGCTGCGTCCCGCCGCCGACGGCCGGTACGCCTTCGACCCGGCCGCCCTGCGCGCCGCGTTCGGCCCGCGCACCCGGCTGGTGCTGCTGAACTCGCCGCACAACCCGACCGGCAAGGTGTTCACCCCCGACGAGCTGGCCCTGGTCGCCGAGCTGTGCCGGGAGCACGGCGCGTACGCGGTGACCGACGAGGTGTACGAGCACCTGGTCTTCGCCGACGCGTCCACCCCGCACGTCCCGCTGGCCACTCTGCCCGGCATGCGGGAGCGGACGCTGCGCATCTCGTCGGCCGGCAAGACGTTCTCCTGCACGGGTTGGAAGGTCGGCTGGGTGAGCGGGCCGGCGGCGCTGGTCTCGGCGGTGCTGCGGGTGAAGCAGTTCCTCACCTTCGTCAACGCCGCGCCGCTCCAGCCGGCGGTCGCGGTGGCGCTGGCCCTGCCGGACGCCTACTTCGCCGACTTCCGCGACGACATGCAGGCCCGCCGCGACCAGCTCGTCGGCGGGCTCACCGACGCCGGGTTCGAGGTGCTCCCGCCGGAGGGCACCTACTTCGTCACCGCCGACGTCAGCGCGCTGGGCGGGCGGGACGGGGTGGAGTTCTGCCGGTCCCTGCCCGAGCGGTGCGGGGTGGTCGCCGTGCCGACGCAGGTCTTCTACGACGACGCCGAGGCCGGTCGGCACCTGATCCGCTTCGCCTTCTGCAAGCGACCCGAGGTGCTGACCGAGGCCGTCACCCGGCTGCGCCGGCTGTCCGCGACCTGA
- a CDS encoding PadR family transcriptional regulator gives MAIQHAVLALLASGPSYGYELKGAFEEAVGPQWGPLNIGHLYQILDRLSRDGLVVAERQPQPVKPDRVVYEITPEGRAELDRWLGEPSPRSGGFRDDFFLKVTAAARSGEPATVRTVLGNQRGHLMRELRNLDGLRRRADDPVVGLLLSAASRHVEADLAFVDDAEQVLLADGGAALARLRAPRSEAVPPERGTGPTRAAG, from the coding sequence GTGGCGATACAGCACGCGGTCCTGGCCCTGCTCGCCAGCGGCCCCAGCTACGGCTACGAGCTGAAGGGCGCCTTCGAGGAGGCGGTCGGCCCGCAGTGGGGGCCGCTCAACATCGGGCACCTCTACCAGATCCTCGACCGGCTCTCCCGCGACGGCCTGGTGGTGGCCGAACGGCAGCCCCAGCCGGTCAAGCCCGACCGGGTGGTCTACGAGATCACCCCGGAGGGTCGGGCCGAGCTGGACCGTTGGCTCGGCGAGCCCAGCCCGCGCAGCGGTGGGTTCCGGGACGACTTCTTCCTCAAGGTGACCGCCGCGGCCCGCTCCGGCGAGCCGGCGACCGTGCGCACGGTGCTCGGCAACCAGCGCGGTCACCTGATGCGGGAGCTGCGCAACCTCGACGGGCTGCGCCGCCGAGCCGACGACCCGGTGGTCGGCCTGCTGCTCTCGGCGGCGAGTCGACACGTCGAGGCCGACCTGGCCTTCGTCGACGACGCCGAGCAGGTGCTGCTCGCCGACGGCGGCGCGGCGCTCGCCCGGCTCCGGGCGCCCCGCTCCGAGGCGGTGCCGCCGGAGCGGGGGACCGGCCCGACCCGGGCGGCCGGCTGA
- a CDS encoding FtsX-like permease family protein translates to MFDIIWRQLRGRAGRSVALLLGVLVATTGFVVLTGATTTSRLDVTGSVERNTDAAYDILVRPKGTRTPLEAERRLVQPNYLSGLFGGITMAQYDQVKAVTGVDVAAPIAMLGYSTAPVPTAIDLTDAVDRSLDRQVIRIDPRFVAERGLSTAPGHARYVYITTHPIIHARPDMPSSSDATPYTDGRSYPWDDKCGPSPREVLPDGRTHSICDRRHYMGSLGAYSEREDWTVMAVRLLPDGRFEAHVNVLADGEGHGPGYVTTSDRLQIKYNLTVPFLLAAVDPAAEDRLVGLAGTVVEGRALRPDDSVVEGRGGGNFTVPVLTTSRPFLDEALRVDATRLPAARPGGVPLADLERELRRGPAIPAGDASADVVSGWRSRLSGGLSPTGCCFGQLQDIVQAGPAEYDRFPDGTLRVRPLPPAAPELYGGHQDFNPYPRPWLTEDVGARPLRELPLKKSTPKKPLWRDWRAVGVFDPQKLTGFSDLGKVPLETYEPPRAAGADAASRDALGGQPLEPSGNPAGYLAAPPLLLTSLASVPKLLAGGGSPQLAAPISAIRVRVADVGGYSDRAAEQVRLVAERIAQVTGLDVDITLGSSPAPQAVELPAGSFGRPALRLTEEWSALGVASVITKAVDRKSVALFVLVLVVCALFLGNAVAAAVRDRRSELAVLACLGWPARRIGALILGEVAALGLAAGLLALALAVPLGAALGIDVGWRRALLAVPVALLLALVAGLTPALRAARAHPAAALRPAVATARWVRRPRTLVGLALANLARTPGRTLLGAGALAIGVAALTLVAAAGYAFRGAIVGSLLGDTVSLSVRGADTMAAVATVLLGAAAVADVLYLNIRDRAAELATLRAVGWSDAALGRLIAYEGLALGLLGAVTGAGLGLTGAAWLVGALPGTLVAVAASVAAAGVLVTSVAALVPAALLRRLPTARLLAEE, encoded by the coding sequence ATGTTCGACATCATCTGGAGACAGCTTCGCGGCCGTGCGGGGCGGTCGGTGGCGCTGCTGCTCGGCGTACTGGTGGCGACCACCGGTTTCGTCGTGCTGACCGGCGCCACCACCACCTCCCGCCTCGACGTCACGGGCTCCGTCGAGCGGAACACCGACGCCGCCTACGACATCCTGGTCCGCCCGAAGGGCACGCGTACCCCGCTGGAGGCCGAACGCAGGCTGGTCCAGCCCAACTACCTCTCCGGCCTGTTCGGCGGCATCACGATGGCGCAGTACGACCAGGTGAAGGCGGTCACCGGGGTGGACGTCGCCGCCCCCATCGCCATGCTCGGCTACTCGACCGCCCCCGTCCCCACCGCGATCGACCTGACCGACGCCGTCGACCGCTCGCTCGACCGGCAGGTCATCCGGATCGACCCGCGCTTCGTCGCCGAGCGCGGCCTCTCCACCGCCCCGGGCCACGCCCGGTACGTGTACATCACCACGCACCCGATCATCCACGCCCGTCCTGACATGCCCTCCAGCAGCGACGCCACCCCCTACACCGACGGCCGGAGCTACCCCTGGGACGACAAGTGTGGTCCCTCCCCGCGCGAGGTCCTGCCCGACGGCCGCACCCACTCGATCTGCGACCGGCGGCATTACATGGGCAGTCTGGGCGCCTACTCGGAGCGGGAGGACTGGACGGTGATGGCTGTGCGGCTGCTGCCCGACGGCCGGTTCGAGGCCCACGTCAACGTCCTCGCGGACGGGGAGGGTCACGGGCCAGGTTACGTGACCACCTCGGACCGGCTCCAGATCAAGTACAACCTGACCGTGCCCTTCCTGCTGGCCGCGGTGGACCCGGCCGCCGAGGACCGACTCGTCGGCCTGGCCGGGACGGTGGTCGAGGGGCGGGCGCTCCGTCCCGACGACTCGGTCGTCGAGGGACGTGGGGGAGGCAACTTCACCGTCCCGGTCCTCACGACCAGCCGTCCCTTCCTCGACGAGGCGCTGCGCGTCGACGCCACGCGGCTGCCCGCCGCACGCCCGGGCGGCGTGCCGTTGGCCGATCTGGAGCGGGAGCTGCGGCGGGGGCCGGCGATCCCCGCCGGGGACGCCAGCGCCGACGTCGTCTCCGGTTGGCGTTCCCGGTTGAGCGGGGGCCTCTCCCCGACCGGCTGCTGCTTCGGCCAGCTCCAGGACATCGTGCAGGCCGGGCCCGCGGAGTACGACCGGTTCCCCGACGGCACCCTGCGGGTCCGTCCGCTCCCGCCGGCCGCACCCGAACTCTACGGTGGGCACCAGGACTTCAACCCGTACCCGCGCCCCTGGCTGACGGAGGACGTCGGTGCCCGCCCGCTGCGCGAGCTGCCGCTGAAGAAGTCGACCCCCAAGAAGCCCCTCTGGCGCGACTGGCGGGCGGTGGGGGTCTTCGACCCACAGAAGCTGACCGGGTTCAGCGACCTGGGCAAGGTCCCGCTGGAGACGTACGAGCCGCCGCGGGCCGCCGGCGCCGACGCCGCCAGCCGGGACGCGCTGGGCGGGCAGCCGCTGGAGCCGAGCGGCAATCCCGCCGGCTACCTCGCCGCCCCGCCGCTGCTGCTGACCAGCCTCGCCAGCGTGCCGAAGCTGCTGGCGGGCGGCGGCAGTCCGCAGCTCGCCGCCCCGATCAGCGCGATCCGGGTCCGGGTCGCCGACGTGGGCGGCTACAGCGACCGCGCCGCCGAGCAGGTCCGGCTGGTCGCCGAGCGGATCGCCCAGGTCACCGGGCTCGACGTCGACATCACCCTCGGCTCGTCCCCCGCCCCGCAGGCCGTGGAGCTGCCCGCCGGGTCGTTCGGCCGGCCGGCGCTGCGGCTGACCGAGGAGTGGTCGGCGCTCGGGGTCGCCTCGGTGATCACGAAGGCAGTGGACCGCAAGAGCGTCGCGCTCTTCGTACTGGTGCTGGTGGTCTGCGCGCTCTTCCTCGGCAACGCGGTCGCCGCCGCCGTCCGGGACCGCAGATCGGAGCTGGCGGTGCTCGCCTGCCTGGGCTGGCCCGCCCGGCGGATCGGCGCGCTGATCCTCGGCGAGGTGGCCGCCCTCGGGCTGGCCGCCGGTCTGCTCGCGCTGGCGCTGGCCGTCCCGCTCGGCGCCGCGCTCGGCATCGACGTGGGGTGGCGGCGGGCGCTGCTGGCCGTACCGGTGGCACTGCTGCTGGCGCTGGTCGCGGGCCTGACGCCGGCCCTGCGGGCGGCGCGCGCCCACCCGGCCGCCGCGCTGCGCCCGGCGGTGGCGACGGCCCGGTGGGTACGCCGGCCGCGCACCCTGGTCGGCCTGGCCCTGGCCAACCTGGCCCGTACGCCCGGCCGCACCCTGCTCGGGGCCGGCGCCCTGGCCATCGGGGTCGCCGCGCTGACCCTGGTCGCCGCCGCCGGCTACGCGTTCCGCGGCGCCATCGTCGGCAGCCTGCTCGGTGACACGGTGTCGCTGAGCGTGCGGGGCGCGGACACCATGGCCGCCGTCGCGACGGTGCTGCTCGGTGCCGCCGCGGTCGCCGACGTGCTCTACCTGAACATCCGGGACCGGGCCGCCGAGCTGGCCACCCTGCGCGCGGTCGGCTGGAGCGACGCCGCGCTGGGCCGCCTCATCGCCTACGAGGGGCTGGCCCTGGGTCTGCTCGGCGCGGTCACCGGCGCCGGCCTCGGGCTGACCGGGGCGGCCTGGCTGGTCGGCGCCCTGCCCGGCACGTTGGTCGCGGTCGCCGCGTCGGTGGCGGCGGCCGGTGTCCTGGTCACCTCGGTGGCCGCCCTGGTCCCGGCCGCGCTGCTGCGCCGGCTGCCGACCGCCCGACTGCTCGCGGAGGAGTGA
- a CDS encoding ABC transporter ATP-binding protein translates to METTTGSTVRVAGLVRRFGAGPQQVTAVDDVSLEIPAGAVVALTGPSGSGKSTLLHMIGAIEQVDAGTITVDEQEITALGRSALTRYRQRVGFVFQRYHLLPALTVLDNVVVPVLPRRGRADHAARARELLDAVGLAGRERALPAQLSGGQQQRVAIARALMGSPGLLLADEPTGNLDSATGGQILDLLLDLRDRHGMTVLLATHERAVAARCDRLIRLGDGRIVEDVDLTDGEDPAATFRRAAGLRL, encoded by the coding sequence ATGGAGACGACGACGGGCAGCACGGTCCGGGTCGCCGGGCTGGTCCGGCGCTTCGGGGCCGGCCCGCAGCAGGTGACGGCGGTCGACGACGTCTCTCTGGAGATCCCGGCGGGGGCGGTGGTGGCGCTGACCGGGCCCAGCGGCTCCGGGAAGTCGACGCTGCTGCACATGATCGGCGCGATCGAGCAGGTGGACGCCGGCACGATAACCGTGGACGAGCAGGAGATCACCGCGCTCGGCCGGTCCGCCCTGACCCGGTACCGGCAGCGGGTCGGCTTCGTCTTCCAGCGCTACCACCTGCTGCCCGCCCTCACCGTGCTGGACAACGTGGTCGTGCCGGTGCTGCCCCGCCGGGGGCGGGCCGACCACGCCGCCCGGGCCCGGGAGCTGCTCGACGCGGTCGGCCTGGCCGGGCGGGAGCGGGCCCTGCCGGCCCAGCTCTCCGGCGGCCAGCAGCAGCGGGTCGCGATCGCCCGGGCGCTGATGGGCTCCCCCGGGCTGCTGCTCGCCGACGAGCCGACCGGCAACCTCGACTCGGCCACCGGCGGGCAGATCCTCGATCTGCTACTGGACCTGCGCGACCGGCACGGCATGACGGTCCTGCTCGCCACCCACGAGCGGGCGGTGGCCGCCCGGTGCGACCGGCTGATCCGCCTCGGCGACGGGCGGATCGTCGAGGACGTGGACCTCACCGACGGCGAGGACCCGGCGGCCACCTTCCGGCGGGCCGCCGGCCTGCGCCTGTAG